One genomic region from Bradyrhizobium icense encodes:
- a CDS encoding crotonase/enoyl-CoA hydratase family protein encodes MAYETIKYEVDDQILTITLNRPDKLNAFNGTMQQELIDAFDAADKDDNVRAIIVTGAGRGFCAGADLSSGANTFDRDARRGPVKRLADGAVDYSDPMVRDGGGQVTLRIFKCLKPVIAAVNGPAVGIGVTMQLAMDIRIASDAARFGFVFSQRGIVPEAASSWFLPRIVGISQALEWCYSGRVFPAQEALAGRLVSKVVPPEDLLPTARALAREFAAKTAPVSVALIRQMMWRMLGADDPMEAHKVDSRGIYARGRSDDVKEGVVSFLEKRPAQFKNKVSSDMPDYFPWWTEREYK; translated from the coding sequence ATGGCGTATGAGACCATCAAGTACGAGGTCGACGATCAGATTCTCACCATCACGCTGAACCGGCCCGACAAACTCAACGCCTTCAACGGCACGATGCAGCAGGAATTGATCGATGCCTTCGATGCCGCTGACAAAGACGACAATGTCCGCGCCATCATCGTCACCGGCGCAGGCCGCGGCTTCTGCGCCGGCGCGGACCTTTCTTCCGGCGCCAACACGTTCGACCGCGACGCCCGGCGCGGACCGGTGAAGCGGCTTGCCGATGGGGCGGTCGACTACAGCGATCCCATGGTGCGCGATGGTGGCGGCCAGGTGACGCTGCGGATATTCAAATGCTTGAAACCCGTGATTGCCGCGGTGAATGGACCCGCGGTCGGCATCGGCGTCACCATGCAGCTTGCAATGGACATCCGCATCGCAAGTGACGCCGCACGCTTCGGCTTCGTGTTCTCCCAGCGCGGCATCGTGCCGGAAGCCGCCTCGAGCTGGTTCCTGCCGCGTATCGTCGGCATCTCGCAGGCGCTGGAATGGTGCTATTCGGGCCGCGTGTTCCCGGCGCAGGAAGCGCTCGCCGGCCGCCTCGTCAGCAAGGTGGTGCCGCCGGAGGATTTGCTGCCGACCGCACGCGCGCTCGCCAGGGAATTCGCCGCCAAGACCGCGCCGGTGTCGGTCGCGCTGATCCGGCAGATGATGTGGCGCATGCTGGGCGCCGACGATCCGATGGAAGCCCACAAGGTCGACAGCCGTGGCATCTACGCCCGCGGCCGCTCGGACGACGTGAAAGAAGGCGTGGTGTCGTTTCTGGAAAAGCGCCCGGCGCAGTTCAAGAACAAGGTGTCGAGCGACATGCCGGACTATTTCCCGTGGTGGACGGAGCGGGAGTACAAGTGA
- a CDS encoding amidase, which translates to MHKPAPEEEVTSLHDLSATDLIAGYRAKQFSPSEVLEEVIAHVAAWEPHIKALYLFDPDGARAAARASTERWQKGEPVGTLDGVPVTIKDNIATKGQPIPLGAASVKLAAAGKDAPPAARLREAGAIIFSKTTMPDYGMLSSGLSSFHPLTRNPWDLSKNPGGSSAGAGAAAAAGYGPLHLGTDIGGSVRLPACWCGLVALKPSLGRIPIDPPYVGRVAGPMTRTVDDAALMMCVLAKPDRRDGMSLPADSTIPWKALDKSPRKLRIGLMLDAGAGQPLESEVREVAVNAAKAFESAGAVVTEVGGILTREMLDGLDHFWRARLWDDLSKLSPEERAKTLPYIHKWAEAGAKLSGVDVVRGFNATMAIRAAAAKLFYELDYMISPVSPVVNFPAEFAAPINDPDRPFEHICYTVPWNMSENPALSINGGYDAKGFPIGVQIIGRRFDDLGVLGMAKAFEGLRGPQRPWPTPPKT; encoded by the coding sequence ATGCATAAACCAGCCCCCGAGGAAGAGGTCACCTCGCTGCATGACCTCTCCGCCACCGACCTGATCGCCGGCTATCGCGCCAAGCAGTTCTCGCCGTCGGAAGTGCTGGAGGAAGTGATCGCGCATGTCGCGGCGTGGGAGCCGCACATCAAGGCGCTGTATCTGTTCGATCCCGATGGGGCGCGCGCTGCCGCGAGAGCATCGACCGAGCGGTGGCAGAAGGGCGAGCCTGTAGGCACGCTCGATGGCGTGCCGGTTACGATCAAGGATAATATCGCTACCAAGGGCCAACCGATTCCGCTCGGCGCCGCCAGCGTGAAGCTGGCAGCGGCCGGGAAGGACGCACCGCCCGCCGCACGATTGCGTGAAGCCGGTGCGATCATCTTCTCCAAAACGACGATGCCGGACTACGGCATGCTGTCGTCTGGGCTCTCCAGTTTCCATCCCCTCACCCGCAATCCCTGGGATCTCAGCAAGAACCCTGGCGGCTCTTCTGCCGGCGCCGGCGCAGCAGCCGCTGCCGGTTACGGTCCGCTGCATCTGGGCACCGATATCGGCGGCTCGGTACGGCTGCCGGCCTGCTGGTGCGGGCTGGTCGCGCTGAAGCCGAGCCTCGGCCGCATTCCGATCGATCCGCCCTATGTCGGTCGCGTCGCCGGGCCGATGACCAGGACTGTGGACGATGCCGCGCTGATGATGTGCGTCCTGGCGAAGCCGGATCGCCGCGACGGCATGAGTCTGCCGGCCGACAGCACCATCCCCTGGAAAGCGCTCGACAAGTCGCCGCGCAAACTGCGCATCGGCCTGATGCTCGACGCCGGCGCCGGGCAGCCGCTGGAAAGCGAAGTCCGCGAGGTTGCGGTAAATGCCGCCAAGGCGTTCGAATCCGCCGGCGCAGTCGTGACCGAAGTCGGCGGCATCCTGACCCGCGAGATGCTCGACGGGCTCGATCATTTCTGGCGAGCCCGGTTGTGGGACGATCTCTCAAAGCTTTCACCCGAGGAGCGCGCCAAGACACTGCCTTACATCCACAAATGGGCAGAAGCCGGCGCCAAACTTTCCGGTGTCGACGTCGTCAGAGGTTTCAACGCAACCATGGCGATCCGCGCCGCGGCGGCAAAGCTATTCTACGAACTCGATTACATGATCTCGCCGGTATCGCCGGTGGTGAACTTCCCGGCCGAGTTTGCAGCGCCCATCAACGATCCGGACAGGCCGTTCGAGCATATCTGCTACACGGTGCCGTGGAACATGTCGGAAAACCCGGCGCTCTCGATCAATGGCGGCTACGACGCGAAGGGTTTTCCGATCGGCGTGCAGATCATCGGCCGCCGCTTCGACGATCTCGGCGTGCTCGGCATGGCCAAGGCCTTCGAGGGCCTGCGCGGCCCGCAGCGGCCGTGGCCGACGCCACCGAAGACGTAG
- a CDS encoding M20 aminoacylase family protein, producing the protein MPTIELIDGYAEELTAIRRDLHAHPEIGFEEVRTSGIVAEKLKGWGIEVHRGLGGTGVIGVLKGKGSGGKRIGLRADMDALPMEENTNLKWRSTIPGRFHGCGHDGHTTMLLGTARYLAETKNFDGTVHFIFQPAEEGLGGARAMIKDGLFQKFPCDEIYGLHNAPDLNHGEIAILPGPAMAGADFFDITIQGYGAHGAMPERSRDAVVIATTLAQALQTIVSRNVDPLKAAVLSITQIHSGSAYNVIPGDAKLCGTVRAFDDGVRALIRERMHAICAGIAATFQAEITADIRDGFSVLVNEEEQSRVVEAVAKTVVDPANVFTRATPKMGSEDFADMMQAVPGAYFWIGHDGSVPVHNPGYVLDDKILPIGASMFARIIETRLPVG; encoded by the coding sequence ATGCCCACCATCGAACTTATCGACGGCTACGCCGAGGAACTCACCGCCATCCGCCGCGATCTGCATGCCCATCCCGAGATCGGCTTCGAGGAGGTGCGCACTTCCGGGATCGTCGCCGAGAAGCTGAAGGGCTGGGGCATCGAGGTGCATCGCGGCCTCGGCGGCACCGGCGTGATCGGCGTGCTCAAGGGCAAGGGCAGCGGCGGCAAGCGCATTGGCCTGCGCGCCGACATGGATGCGCTGCCGATGGAAGAAAATACCAACCTGAAGTGGCGCTCGACCATTCCGGGCCGCTTTCACGGCTGCGGCCATGACGGCCACACCACGATGCTGCTCGGCACAGCGCGCTACCTGGCCGAGACGAAAAATTTCGACGGCACCGTGCATTTCATCTTCCAGCCCGCCGAGGAAGGCCTCGGCGGTGCGCGCGCCATGATCAAGGATGGGCTGTTCCAAAAATTTCCCTGCGACGAGATCTATGGCCTGCACAACGCGCCGGACCTCAATCACGGCGAAATCGCGATCCTGCCGGGACCAGCGATGGCCGGCGCCGACTTCTTCGATATCACCATCCAGGGTTATGGCGCGCATGGCGCGATGCCGGAGCGCTCCAGGGACGCGGTCGTGATCGCGACCACGCTCGCGCAGGCACTGCAGACCATCGTCAGCCGCAACGTCGATCCCTTGAAGGCGGCAGTGCTGTCGATCACTCAGATTCATTCGGGCTCCGCCTATAATGTGATCCCCGGCGACGCCAAGCTGTGCGGCACGGTCCGGGCCTTCGATGACGGCGTCCGCGCGCTGATCCGCGAACGTATGCACGCTATCTGCGCAGGCATTGCCGCGACCTTCCAGGCAGAGATCACCGCCGACATCCGCGACGGCTTCAGCGTGCTGGTCAACGAGGAGGAGCAGTCCCGGGTGGTCGAGGCGGTGGCGAAGACGGTCGTCGACCCGGCCAACGTGTTCACGCGCGCGACGCCGAAGATGGGCAGCGAGGATTTTGCCGACATGATGCAAGCGGTGCCCGGCGCCTATTTCTGGATCGGCCACGACGGCTCGGTCCCCGTGCACAATCCCGGCTACGTGCTCGACGACAAGATCCTGCCGATCGGCGCCAGCATGTTTGCCCGCATCATCGAAACCCGTTTGCCGGTAGGTTAG
- a CDS encoding M81 family metallopeptidase, with the protein MTRIAVGGFLHETNTFAPTKATYADFVHGGGWPAMAHGPEVLKVMRKINVGLAGFVEAADANGWELVPTISAAASPSAHVTTDAFERVMKEMVDGIANAGPIDAVYLDLHGAMVTEQHDDGEGEILARVRKVIGKDLPLVASLDLHANVSPEMIAHADALIAYRTYPHVDMADTGRACAKHLALLLQTSERFAKAFRQLPFLIPISWQCTNDQPTRGIYERLAGLESDAVPTLSFAPGFPAADFPHCGPSVFAYGRTQADADAAADRIVALVEGHEDDFDGRIYSPDDGVRLAMELAKSATRPIIIADTQDNPGAGGDSDTTGMLRALVRNNAAGAATGVIYDPESAKAAHAAGAGATVTLALGGKSGIPGDAPYKEIFVVEKLSDGKFVAPGPYYGGRDMDMGPSACLRIGDVRVVVGSYKAQLADQAMYRYVGIEPTEQKILVNKSSVHFRADFEPIAEKLLICAAPGAMPADTAALPWTRLRPGIRLKPNGPAFTPSAPSRSKSSVRG; encoded by the coding sequence ATGACCCGCATCGCCGTCGGCGGCTTCCTGCACGAGACCAACACCTTCGCGCCGACCAAGGCGACCTATGCGGATTTTGTTCATGGCGGCGGCTGGCCGGCGATGGCGCACGGGCCTGAGGTCCTCAAGGTCATGCGCAAGATCAATGTCGGCCTCGCCGGCTTCGTCGAAGCCGCCGACGCCAATGGCTGGGAGCTGGTTCCGACGATTTCCGCGGCCGCGAGCCCCTCGGCGCATGTCACGACGGATGCCTTCGAGCGCGTCATGAAGGAGATGGTCGACGGCATCGCCAATGCCGGGCCGATCGATGCCGTTTATCTCGACCTGCACGGCGCCATGGTGACCGAACAACACGACGATGGCGAAGGTGAAATTTTGGCGCGCGTGCGCAAAGTGATCGGCAAGGATTTGCCGCTGGTCGCAAGCCTCGATCTGCACGCCAATGTCTCGCCCGAGATGATCGCGCATGCGGATGCACTGATCGCCTACCGCACCTATCCCCACGTCGACATGGCCGACACCGGACGCGCCTGTGCCAAGCACCTTGCACTGCTGCTGCAGACCAGCGAACGCTTCGCCAAGGCGTTCCGGCAATTGCCGTTCCTCATCCCGATCTCCTGGCAATGCACCAATGATCAGCCGACCAGGGGCATCTATGAAAGGCTCGCTGGCCTCGAAAGCGATGCGGTGCCGACGCTGTCGTTCGCGCCGGGTTTTCCGGCGGCGGATTTTCCTCATTGCGGACCGAGCGTGTTTGCCTATGGAAGGACGCAGGCGGACGCGGACGCCGCCGCCGACAGGATCGTCGCGCTCGTCGAGGGCCATGAAGACGATTTCGACGGGCGCATCTATTCGCCCGACGACGGCGTGCGCCTCGCCATGGAGCTTGCGAAATCGGCGACGCGGCCGATCATCATCGCCGACACCCAGGACAATCCCGGCGCCGGCGGCGATTCCGACACCACCGGCATGCTGCGCGCCCTGGTGCGCAACAACGCCGCCGGTGCCGCCACGGGCGTGATCTACGATCCGGAGTCGGCCAAAGCGGCGCATGCGGCGGGCGCCGGCGCCACCGTGACGCTGGCGCTCGGCGGCAAATCGGGCATCCCGGGCGACGCCCCGTACAAGGAAATCTTCGTCGTCGAGAAACTGTCCGACGGCAAATTCGTGGCGCCCGGCCCGTACTACGGTGGCCGCGACATGGACATGGGCCCCTCGGCTTGCCTGCGCATCGGCGATGTCAGGGTCGTCGTCGGCTCTTACAAGGCGCAGCTCGCCGATCAAGCGATGTACCGCTACGTCGGCATCGAGCCGACCGAACAGAAAATCCTGGTCAACAAGAGCTCGGTGCATTTCCGCGCCGATTTCGAACCGATTGCCGAAAAACTCCTGATCTGCGCCGCCCCCGGCGCGATGCCGGCGGATACTGCAGCGCTGCCCTGGACGCGGCTACGTCCGGGCATTCGCCTCAAGCCGAACGGCCCCGCCTTTACCCCATCCGCTCCCTCACGCTCAAAATCTTCAGTCAGGGGATAA
- a CDS encoding ABC transporter ATP-binding protein, producing the protein MKSTILDIDNLIVSLGKKAGGPRIIDGVSLQVRDGETLCVVGESGSGKSVTSLTVMGLLQKGALTPTGGSVKLVGEELLTATDRRLRELRATRMAMIFQEPMTALNPVVPVGRQIDEVLRAHTDLDARARRQKILAMMEHVRLPDVERIFASYPHRLSGGQRQRIMIAMALVLEPKLLIADEPTTALDVTTQKQILTLIRDLQRDHGTAVLFITHDMGVVAEIADRVAVMRHGRLVETGTLDTILRTPTMEYTRDLLSSVPSLVPRAPRAETEEPVVLEANELGKVYRERSFLGKTREVAAAKDVTLTLRKGRTLGIVGESGSGKSTVARCIVRLIDPTSGGVRLAGREISDLSRQLLQPHRKKIQIIFQDPYRSLNPRVTVGETIAEGPINYGMPRAEALAKARELLELVDLPADAVSRYPHQFSGGQRQRIAIARALALDPDVLVADEAVSALDVSVQAQVLELLDEIQKRLGIALLFITHDLRVAAQICDDVAVMQHGRIVEQGPAAQVLTHPQQAYTKALLDAAPGRGWDFANFRPVEVAAE; encoded by the coding sequence ATGAAAAGCACCATCCTCGACATCGACAATCTCATCGTAAGCCTCGGCAAGAAGGCTGGCGGCCCGCGCATCATCGATGGCGTCTCGCTGCAGGTGCGCGACGGCGAAACGCTGTGCGTCGTCGGCGAAAGCGGCTCCGGCAAATCCGTGACGTCGCTGACCGTGATGGGGCTGCTGCAAAAGGGCGCGCTGACCCCGACCGGCGGCAGCGTCAAGCTAGTCGGCGAGGAACTGCTCACCGCCACCGACCGGCGCTTGCGTGAACTGCGCGCTACGCGAATGGCGATGATCTTTCAGGAGCCGATGACGGCGCTCAATCCGGTGGTGCCGGTCGGCCGCCAGATCGACGAGGTCTTGCGCGCCCACACCGATCTCGACGCCCGTGCCCGCCGCCAGAAGATTTTGGCGATGATGGAGCATGTGCGGCTCCCCGATGTGGAGCGCATCTTTGCCTCGTATCCGCACCGGCTGTCGGGCGGACAGCGCCAGCGCATCATGATCGCGATGGCGTTGGTGCTCGAACCGAAATTGCTGATCGCGGACGAGCCGACAACCGCGCTCGATGTCACCACCCAGAAGCAGATCCTCACGCTGATCCGCGATCTGCAGCGCGATCACGGCACCGCGGTGCTGTTCATCACCCATGACATGGGCGTAGTTGCGGAGATCGCCGATCGCGTCGCCGTGATGCGCCACGGCCGGCTGGTCGAGACCGGAACGCTCGACACCATCCTGCGCACGCCGACCATGGAGTACACCCGCGACCTGCTGTCTTCAGTGCCAAGCCTGGTGCCGCGGGCGCCGCGCGCGGAGACGGAAGAGCCGGTGGTGCTGGAAGCCAATGAACTGGGCAAGGTCTATCGCGAGCGTTCATTCCTCGGAAAGACACGCGAAGTCGCCGCCGCCAAGGACGTCACCCTCACCTTGCGCAAGGGCCGCACGCTTGGCATCGTCGGCGAAAGCGGCTCCGGCAAGTCTACCGTGGCGCGCTGCATCGTCCGCCTGATCGATCCGACTTCCGGCGGCGTCCGCCTTGCGGGCCGCGAGATCTCCGACCTGTCGCGGCAACTCTTGCAGCCGCACCGCAAGAAGATCCAGATCATCTTCCAGGACCCCTATCGCTCGCTCAATCCGCGCGTCACCGTCGGCGAAACCATTGCCGAAGGTCCGATCAATTACGGCATGCCGCGCGCCGAAGCGCTGGCGAAGGCGCGCGAACTGCTCGAACTGGTCGATTTGCCGGCGGATGCCGTGTCGCGCTACCCGCATCAATTCTCTGGCGGCCAGCGCCAGCGTATCGCGATTGCGCGCGCGCTCGCGCTCGACCCCGACGTGCTGGTTGCGGACGAAGCCGTCTCGGCGCTCGACGTCTCCGTGCAGGCGCAGGTGCTCGAACTGCTCGACGAAATCCAGAAGCGGCTGGGCATTGCGTTGTTGTTCATCACCCATGATCTTCGCGTCGCAGCGCAAATCTGCGACGATGTCGCCGTGATGCAACATGGCCGGATCGTCGAACAGGGCCCGGCCGCGCAGGTGCTGACCCATCCGCAGCAAGCCTATACCAAGGCATTGCTCGATGCGGCGCCCGGACGTGGTTGGGATTTTGCCAATTTCCGGCCGGTGGAAGTGGCGGCGGAATAA
- a CDS encoding ABC transporter permease: MAIETLPEPSIPVTTPFRPRLGFLTATPIIATATVCLALIIAMAIAAPLLAPHDPQLLAPAQRLKPSSAQFLLGTDAYGRDVLSRIIYGGRISLLIGLGAAIFSIGIGLVIGLVSGFFKWVDAVMMRVMDGLMAIPSILLAIAVVSLSGASLMTVLVAITIPEIPRVARLVRSVVLSAREEPYVEAAISVGTSLPKIMWRHLMPNTVAPLIVQGTYVCASAILTEAILSFLGAGISPETPTWGNIMAEGRAYFQVKPSLIFWPGLLLSIAILSVNLIGDAARDALDPRMKQREAGK; the protein is encoded by the coding sequence ATGGCGATCGAAACCCTTCCCGAACCGTCAATCCCCGTCACCACGCCGTTCCGGCCGAGACTAGGATTCCTCACGGCGACGCCGATCATCGCCACCGCGACCGTCTGCCTCGCACTCATCATCGCGATGGCGATCGCAGCCCCCCTGCTCGCGCCGCACGATCCGCAATTGCTGGCGCCGGCGCAGCGGCTGAAACCCTCCAGCGCGCAATTTTTGCTCGGCACCGACGCCTATGGCCGCGACGTGCTGTCGCGCATCATTTATGGCGGGCGGATTTCGCTCCTGATCGGCCTTGGCGCGGCGATTTTCTCGATCGGCATCGGGCTCGTGATCGGCCTCGTCTCGGGTTTCTTCAAATGGGTCGACGCCGTGATGATGCGGGTGATGGATGGCCTGATGGCGATCCCTTCGATCCTGCTCGCGATTGCCGTGGTGTCGCTGTCGGGCGCCAGCCTGATGACGGTGCTGGTCGCGATCACCATTCCGGAGATTCCGCGCGTGGCGCGGCTGGTGCGCTCGGTCGTGCTGTCGGCACGCGAGGAGCCTTATGTCGAAGCCGCGATCTCGGTCGGCACCAGCCTGCCCAAGATCATGTGGCGGCATCTGATGCCGAACACGGTGGCGCCGCTGATCGTGCAAGGCACCTATGTTTGCGCTTCCGCCATCCTCACCGAAGCGATTCTCTCGTTCCTCGGCGCCGGCATCAGCCCGGAAACGCCGACCTGGGGCAACATCATGGCCGAGGGCCGCGCCTACTTCCAGGTCAAGCCGTCGCTGATCTTCTGGCCGGGGCTATTGCTGTCGATCGCAATTCTCAGCGTCAATCTGATCGGCGACGCCGCCCGCGACGCGCTCGATCCACGCATGAAGCAGCGGGAGGCGGGCAAATGA
- a CDS encoding ABC transporter permease, with protein MLGYLLRRILAAIPVMGVVALFVFLLLRLTPGDPAAILAGDNATPEQLERIRTSLGLNEPLYTQFFTWVGKLLQGDLGVSLISNVPVLKMISQRVEPSISIALSTIILAIVVAVPLGVIAAWKHGTWIDRFVMGLSVVGFSVPVFVIGYVLIQIFAIELRWVPVQGFRSITAGFGPFFERIILPTCTLSFIYVALIARMTRAAMLDVLGEDYVRTARAKGISETGVLLRHALRNAAVPVITVIGTGFALLISGVVVTESVFNLPGIGRLTVDAVLARDYPVIQAMILLTSLIYVTVNLLIDVAYTLLDPRIRY; from the coding sequence ATGCTCGGATATCTGCTTCGCCGCATTCTCGCCGCCATTCCCGTGATGGGCGTGGTCGCGCTGTTTGTGTTTCTCTTGCTGCGGCTGACGCCCGGCGATCCCGCCGCGATTCTGGCCGGCGACAACGCGACGCCCGAACAGCTCGAGCGCATCCGCACTTCCCTCGGCCTCAACGAGCCGCTCTATACACAATTCTTCACCTGGGTCGGCAAGCTGCTGCAAGGCGATCTCGGCGTGTCCTTGATTTCGAACGTGCCGGTCTTGAAGATGATCAGCCAGCGCGTCGAGCCGTCGATCTCGATTGCCCTTTCCACGATCATTCTGGCTATTGTCGTTGCGGTGCCGCTCGGCGTAATCGCGGCGTGGAAGCACGGTACCTGGATCGACCGCTTCGTGATGGGATTGTCGGTGGTCGGCTTCTCCGTGCCGGTATTCGTGATCGGTTATGTGCTGATTCAGATCTTTGCCATCGAGCTGCGGTGGGTGCCGGTGCAGGGTTTCCGCAGCATCACGGCGGGCTTCGGTCCGTTCTTCGAGCGCATCATCCTGCCGACCTGTACGCTGTCCTTTATTTATGTCGCGCTGATCGCGCGCATGACGCGGGCTGCAATGCTGGACGTGCTCGGCGAGGATTACGTCCGCACCGCGAGGGCAAAAGGCATCAGCGAAACGGGCGTGCTGCTGCGCCATGCCCTGCGCAATGCCGCCGTGCCTGTCATCACCGTGATCGGAACGGGATTTGCGCTACTGATTTCCGGCGTCGTTGTCACCGAGAGCGTGTTCAACCTGCCCGGCATCGGCCGCCTGACCGTCGATGCGGTGCTGGCGCGAGATTATCCGGTGATCCAGGCGATGATCCTTCTGACGTCGCTGATCTATGTCACCGTCAATCTTTTGATCGACGTCGCCTACACCCTGCTTGATCCGAGGATTCGCTACTGA
- a CDS encoding M20/M25/M40 family metallo-hydrolase translates to MNPANLPFDSEAMLQGLRGWVECESPTWDKAAVERMLDLAARDMAIMGATIERIAGRQGFAGCVRARFPHPKQGEPGILIAGHMDTVHPVGTIEKLQWRREGNKCFGPGIFDMKGGNYLSLEAIRQLARAAFTTPLPITVLFTPDEEVGTPSTRDIIEAEAARNKYVLVPEPGRPNNGVVTGRYAISRFNLEAVGKPSHAGATLSSGRSAIREMARQIIAIDGMTTEDCTFSVGIVHGGQWVNCVATTCTGEALSMAKRQADLDRGVESMLALSGTSNDVTFTVTRGVTRPVWEPDAGTMALYEKARGVAKQMSLDLPHGSAGGGSDGNFTGAMGIPTLDGLGVRGADAHTLNEHIEVDSLAERGRLMAGLLATLE, encoded by the coding sequence ATGAACCCAGCCAATCTTCCCTTTGATTCCGAGGCCATGCTGCAGGGGCTCCGCGGCTGGGTAGAGTGCGAAAGCCCGACCTGGGACAAGGCTGCAGTGGAGCGCATGCTCGACCTCGCCGCGCGCGACATGGCAATCATGGGTGCGACCATCGAGCGCATCGCCGGCCGGCAAGGGTTTGCCGGGTGCGTCCGCGCCCGCTTTCCGCATCCGAAGCAAGGCGAGCCCGGCATCCTGATCGCCGGCCACATGGATACCGTCCACCCGGTCGGCACCATCGAAAAGCTGCAATGGCGGCGCGAGGGCAACAAATGCTTCGGCCCCGGTATCTTCGACATGAAGGGCGGCAATTACCTCTCGCTGGAAGCGATCCGGCAACTGGCACGCGCCGCGTTCACGACGCCGCTGCCGATCACGGTGCTGTTCACGCCCGACGAGGAAGTCGGCACGCCCTCGACCCGCGACATCATCGAGGCGGAAGCCGCGCGTAACAAATACGTGCTGGTGCCCGAGCCCGGACGGCCCAATAATGGCGTCGTCACCGGCCGCTATGCGATTTCGCGCTTCAATCTCGAAGCCGTCGGCAAGCCGAGCCATGCCGGCGCCACGCTGTCCTCGGGCCGTTCCGCGATCCGCGAAATGGCACGCCAGATTATCGCGATCGACGGCATGACGACCGAAGATTGTACGTTCTCCGTCGGCATCGTGCATGGTGGCCAATGGGTCAATTGCGTTGCCACCACCTGTACCGGGGAAGCGCTGAGCATGGCGAAACGCCAAGCCGATCTCGACCGCGGCGTCGAGAGCATGCTGGCGCTGTCAGGCACCAGCAACGACGTGACCTTCACGGTAACCCGCGGCGTCACCCGCCCGGTGTGGGAACCAGATGCCGGCACGATGGCGTTGTATGAAAAGGCGCGCGGGGTTGCCAAGCAGATGAGCCTCGATCTGCCCCATGGCAGCGCGGGCGGCGGCTCCGACGGCAATTTCACCGGCGCGATGGGCATTCCTACGTTGGACGGCCTCGGCGTCCGCGGTGCTGACGCCCATACGCTGAACGAGCATATCGAGGTCGACAGTCTCGCTGAACGCGGCCGGCTGATGGCGGGACTGTTGGCAACGCTGGAGTGA